The genomic stretch TGTCACCAAGGGCCTGATGCTGACCACCGGCTGGTACTGGGACATGAACGACGATAGCCGTGCCTGGGCGCAGCGCTACCACAAACGCTTCGGCAAAATGCCGGGCATGGTACCGGCGGGCATCTATTCGGCCACCACCAACTACCTCAATGCGATCAAGGCCACCGGCACCGACGAAGCCCAGGCTGTACGCAAGCAAATGATGGCGACGCCGGTCAACGACATGTTCGCCAAGAACGGCAAGGTCCGCGCCGATGGCCGCATGGTCCACGACATGTACCTGGCCCAGGTCAAGACCCCGGCCGAGTCCAAGGGCGAGTGGGACCTGTACAAGATCGTGCGCACCATTCCTGGCGATGAGGCCTATCGCCCGGAATCCGAAAGCAAGTGCAAGCTGCTGACCAAAGGCTGATCGCGGCGCTGCACATGCTTGTTGCCCGGCTGCTGGCAGCCGGGTGTCACGGATTTCCTGCGAGTGGTGAATCATGACTTTGATTTTTGGTATCCCCCTGAGCGTCATGTCCGGGCAGTTGCTCCTGGGGCTGATCAACGGTGCGTTCTACGCCTTGCTCAGCCTTGGCCTGGCGATCATTTTTGGCCTGCTGCGCATCATCAACTTCGCCCACGGCGCGCAGTACATGCTCGGCGCCTTCGCCGCGGTGATGGGGCTCAACTACCTGGGCGTCAACTACTGGATGGCGCTGGTACTGGCGCCGTTGCTGGTGGGGGTGGTCGGGGTGCTGATCGAGCGCTTCCTGCTGCGGCGCATCGCCGGTGAAGATCACCTGTACGGCTTGCTGCTGACCTTCGGCCTGGCGCTGATCCTCGAAGGTTCTTTCGTCAAGCTGTTCGGGGTGTCCGGTTCTTCCTACCCGATGCCGGAGCAACTCAAGGGCGGCTACAACCTGGGCTTCATGTTCCTGCCGACTTACCGCGCGTGGGTGATTGTCGCGGCGCTGACGGTGTGCCTGGTGACCTGGTTCATGATCGAGCGCACGCGGTTGGGTTCCTACCTGCGCGCCGGCACCGAGAACCCCAAGCTGATGCAGGCCTTCGGCATCAACGTGCCGCTGCTGATCACCCTGACCTATGGCTACGGTGCGGCCCTGGCGGCCTTCGCCGGAGTGCTGGCGGCGCCGATCTATTCGGTGACCCCGACCATGGGCGCCAACCTGTTGATCGTGGTGTTTGCGGTGGTGGTGATCGGCGGGATGGGCTCGATCATGGGCGCCATCGTCACCGGTTTGGCCATGGGCCTGATCGAAGGGCTGACCAAGGTGTTTTATCCAGAGGCGGCCAACACCGTGGTGTTCCTGGTGATGGTGCTGGTGCTGCTGGTACGTCCGGCAGGACTGTTCGGTAAGGAGGCGTGAAGATGACGAGTCTGCAGATCAAGACGGGCGCAACGCGCCTGCAACCCCAGGTGGTGCTGGAACGGCAGCAGGCGGCGACTCGCCGCAAGCGCTGGTTCTACCTGGCCCTGTTCGCTGTGGCACTGGTGGCGCCGATGGCGATCTACCCGGTGTTCCTGATGAAACTGCTGTGTTTTGCCCTGTTCGCCTGTGCCTTCAACCTGCTGCTGGGCTATGCCGGCCTGCTGTCGTTCGGGCATGCGGCGTTTCTCGCCACGGGTGGCTATGTCACCGGCTTTTTGCTCAGTCACTACAGTGGCCTGGGCACCGAGCTGGGGATTCTCGCCGGCACCCTGACCTCGGCGGTGCTGGGGCTGCTGTTCGGCTTGCTGGCGATCCGTCGACAGGGGATCTACTTCGCGATGATCACCCTGGCATTGGCCCAGTTGGTGTTCTTCATCTACGTCCAGGCGCCGTTCACCGGCGGCGAGAACGGCCTGCACGGGGTACCGCGCGGCCAGTTGTTCGGGCTGTTCGACCTGAACAACAACCTGACCCTGTACTACTTCGTGCTGGCGGTGTTCGTGTTCGGCTACGCGGTGATCCAGCGCACCATTCATTCGCCCTACGGCCAGGTGCTCAAGGCGATCCGCGAGAACGAGCCACGGGCGATTTCCCTGGGCTACAACGTCGATGCCCACAAGCTGCTGGCGTTCGTCATCTCGGCGGCGCTGACCGGCCTGGCTGGCTCGACCAAGACGGTGGTGTTCCAGCTGGCGTCATTGACTGATGCGCACTGGCACATGTCCGGCGAGGTGATCCTGATGACCCTGTTGGGCGGTGTCGGCACAGTACTCGGGCCGCTGGTGGGCGCCACTGTGGTGGTGACGCTGCAGAGCTATCTGTCCAACGGCCCGCTGGGGGAATGGGTGCACGTGATCCTGGGGCTGATTTTTGTCATCTGCGTGCTGCTGTTCCGGGTCGGCATTGTCGGCTGGGTACTCAAGCTCAGCCGCCGCAACTTCTAGTAGTAGCTGATTCGCCGCGATTGCTGTCTGGAGCCCGCGCAGGGTGCGCGGGTGCGCTTCACAACAACAATAAAAAAGAGAGCCTTATGTACGTCAAACGTTCTGTCCGTATCGTTCAGTTGTCTGGTATTGCTGGGGTCATCGGGGTGTGCGCGCCAGCATCGGCGGCCTTTGTCGACGACAGCAAGGCCAGTGTGGAAACCCGCAACTTCTACATGAACCGGGATTTCCGCCAGTCCGGCGCTCCGCAAAGCAAGGGCGAGGAGTGGGCCCAGGGGTTTATCCTGCGCATGGAGTCGGGGTACACCGAAGGGCCGGTGGGCGTCGGGATCGATGCCCTTGGGCAGTTGGGGATCAAGCTCGATTCCAGCCCGGATCGTGCCGGGGTCACCGGGCTGCTGCCCCAGGGACCGGTGTCCAAGCGGGCCCCGGATGATTACAGCGAGCTGGGTCTGACCGGCAAAGTCAAGGTTTCGAAAACCACCCTCAAGCTGGGCACCCTGATGCCCAAGTTGCCGGTGCTGGTACCCAACGAATCGCGCTTGTTGCCCCAGACCTTCCAGGGCGGGCAGTTGAGCTCGCTGGACGTGGAGAACCTGTCGTTCAACGGCGGCCGCCTGACTCAGGTCAGCCAGCGCAACTCCAGCAACCGCGAAGACATGACGCTGATGAAGGGGCCGCGGCGCAACATCATCACCGGTGCCAACCCCTTTACCGACCAGTTCGACTTCATCGGCGCCGACTACAAATGGAACAGCGCGCTGACCACCGGGTACCACTATGCGCATCTGGACGATTTGTACAAACAGCACTACCTGACGCTGACCCACACCTTGCCGGTGACGGAGGGGCAGTCGTTGAAGTCCGACCTGCGCTGGTCCAGCGCCACCGATGACGGCAACAGCAACGTCGACAACCGCATGCTGGGTGCCATGTTCACCTACTCGCTGGGGGCCCATGCGTTTGGCCTCTCCTATCAGGACATGAGCGGCGACACCGGCTTTGCCAACGTCAACGGTACTGACCCTTACCTGGTCAACCTGCTGCAGATCAACGACTTCGCCAACCAGGACGAACAGTCGTGGCAGGCGCGTTATGACTTCAACTTCGCCGGCCTCGGTATTCCCGGCCTGACCTTCATGACCCGTTACGTCAAGGGTGATGAAATCAACCTGGGCGCCGCCCCAGGGCAAGGCAAGGAGTGGGAGCGCAACACCGACATCGGTTATGTGATCCAGAGTGGCGCGCTGAAGAACGTCGGGCTCAAATGGCGTAACGCGACTTACCGGTCCAGCTTCGCCAGCGACATCGACGAGAACCGTTTGATCGTCAGCTATACCCTGGCGCTTTGGTAACAGAGGCTGGCGCCTGCAGGGCCTTGCGTATATTTGGCCCTGTAGGAGCAAAGCTTGCTCGCGTGGGGGGCTCTGGGGTGTTGGATCAGGCCGAGTACATATCCATTTCTTCGGTAACGGCCTCCTATGGTTCCGCCTGACGGCGGCTCACTTTTGAACAGCGCAAAAGTAAGCAAAACGCTCTTTCCCGGTATGACTCACCCACATGGGTTACAAATCAGTTCACGCACATAGGTAACAGTTATTAACTGGCATGGTCGATTTCGCGAGGATCTGACCATGCCCTGGAGAGAGCTGAAACCTATGGATCGAAAAGTGATGTTCATCGCTGCCTATCTGGCGGACAAACACACCTTCAGCAAGCTGTGCAGTGACTACGAGATCAGTCGAAAGACTGGCTATAAATGGGTCGAGCGATACAAAGCTGAAGGGCCTAGTGGGCTTGAGGAACGCAGCCGTTGCCGGCACAACCAGAGCTACGTGGTGCCTGTCGCTGTTAGGCAGGCAATCATCGAGCTTCGGTCTATCGGAGAAACAACTCCAGGGCCTAAGAAGATCCAAAATGACTTGCTCAAGCGCTTTCCCGATCAGGATCCGCCGTCAAAAACGACCATCTACAACATCCTTAAAGCAGCCGACTTAATTACGCCGCAGCGTGTACGACGGCGTGTCGCGGTCTATCCCAAACCTTTGAGCAAGGCAGAAAAACCTAATCAGCTCTTTAGCGCGGACTACAAGGGCCAGTTTCTGACGGGCGCCGGAGTTTGGTGCTATCCACTGACGATCATGGATCACGCCAGCCGTTTTCTACTGGCCTGCCAGAGTATGTCCAGTACCAATCTGAAGGAGACCCAACAGACCTTTGAGCGAGTTTTCCGCGAGTACGGGTTGCCGGAGCGTATTCGAACTGACAATGGTGTGCCATTTGCCAGTACCGGCCGTGCCGGGCTGTCGCAGCTGTCGATATGGTGGCTGCGACTAGGGATTATTCCTGAGCGAATTGAGCCTGGCCGTCCGGACCAGAATGGGCGTCACGAACGCATGCACCGAACGCTGAAAAGTACCTTGCCTCAACCGCCCGCCATTCCTTGGGAGGCTCAGCAGAGACAGTTTGACCGCTTTATGCAGCACTACAATTATGAGCGGGGGCACGAGGCGCTTGACCAGAAAACGCCTGCTTCCTGCTATTCACCCTCGACTCGGACTTACCCGGAAAAGTTGCCTGAAATGGGGTATGCGAGCCACGTGGAGTGTTACCTGGCTGATAGTAATGGAATCATTAATCGAGCAGGTCTGCGGATTTATATAGCCAATGTGCTTAAGCATCAGACCATTGGAATGGAGATGATCAGTGATGATGTGTGGGAGGTGATATTCGGTCCGGTAATCCTAGGCCGGGTCTATGCTAGAGAGGCAAAGAACGGGTACGTGTCGATAAAAGTGTTACCTATGTAAAGGTACTTTTTTGTAACCCATGTGGTTGTCCCGTACATTCCCCACCACTCGGTGCCTCGCTTAGGCTCGGCATGCCCGTACTCCGACATTGATTTGGGGGGCCGCCGCAATGGGCCCTCCCTGGCCCAGTGCGGCTAAACCGGCGTCCTGCCGGTTTACCCCCCAAATCAATATCGAAGTACGGCCAGCGTGGTTAACGGGGCGCCCAGGATCAAAAACAAAGCGAGGCGGCCTAAAAGCCGACCTGATCACTGCGGCATGCGCGGTGTGGCTTCTACTTCCTAAGACGCTGACGAAGTCAGCCATCTTTTGATCTGGCTCTGGCTCTGGCTCTGGCTCTGGCTTTTGATCCTGGGCGCCCCGTTAACCACGCTGGCCGAACGCAGGCTTGAATCCGTGGGTAACCCGGCAGGACGCCGGGTTAGCCGCCCCGCGCCATGGATGGCGCGTGGCGGCGGCCCACGGATTCAAGCCGGAGTGAGGGCACACCGAGCCCAAGCGAGGTGCCAAGTGGTGGGGCAAGAGCCTTTTGCTTACTTTTGGGCTCCTCCAAAAGTGAGCCGCTGTAAAAGCGGAACCATAGGTGGCCGTTACCGCAAAAATGGATATGTACTCCGCCTAATCCAACACCACCCCAGAGGCCGCCACGCAAGCAAGCTCCCTCGCCACAGGCCGCTACAAGGTTGTGTAGATACCTATGGCCATCGCGGGCAAGCCGCAAGCGGGCGCCGCAAGCAGGCGCCGCAAGCAGGCGCCGCAAGCGGGCGCCCGCTCTCACATTAATCCAGGTCGTTCGCAGATTATCCATACACCCGCCAAACCTGTGGAGCCGTCAGGCGACGTTGGCTTGTAGTGGGGTGTTGTCGGCCAGGATGCGTTCGATGGCGCCGACCAACAGGCTGTGCAGCAGGCGGTCGCGCTCGCGGGGGGGCAGGGGGTGTTGGCCCAGCCAGCCGGGGGCGCTGTTGAGCAGGGAGGCGATGGTGTGTCCGGCGGCCAGCAGGGCTTGGTCGCCGAGTCGGATCGCGGGGCAGAGCATGCGCATCAGTTGTTGCTCGTAGCGTTGCTGTAACTGACGGACGCGCACTTGCTGGTCATCGTTCAGGCAACTGCTGTCGCGCTCCACCAGGCGAAAGTGCCAGGGCATGTCCTGATGCAGTTTCAGGTGTGCCTGGATCAGCGGCAACAGGCGGTCCTGGGAGGTGCGCGAGCGCCGTTCGATGCGGGTGAGGGTGGCCAGCAGTTCTTCGTAGAATTCTTCGATCAAATCCAGCAGCAGGTGCTGTTTGCTCGGGTAGTGGTGATACAGCGAACCTGGGGTAAGCCCCAGGTACGCCGCCAGTTCACGCATGCCGACCTGGCCAAAGCCCTTGCTGGCGAACAGCTCCAGGGCCTTGTCCCGGCTTTGGGCAAAGCGCGAGCAGCGCTCAGTCGTAGACATGGAAGCCGCGTCCGGTCTTGCGACCCAGGTAGCCGGCCGCGACCATTTCCTTGAGCAACGGGGCCGGGCGGTACTTGCTGTCGTTGAAGCCGTCGTAGAAGGCTTGCATGATCGCCAGCAAGGTATCCAGGCCAATCAGGTCGGCCAGGGCCAACGGGCCGATCGGCTGGTTGCAGCCCAGGCGCATGCCGGCGTCGATGTCTTCGGCACTGGCCAGGCCTTCCTGCAGCACCAGCACTGCTTCGTTGATCATCGGTACCAGGATCCGGTTGACCACAAACCCCGGACGGTTGCCCGCGGTGATCGCGGTCTTGCCCAGGCGCTGGGCCATGTCCAGGGCCAGGGCGTGGGTCGCGTCGCTGGTCTGCAGGCCACGAATCACCTCGATCAGCGCCATCACCGGCACCGGATTGAAGAAGTGCAGGCCGATGAACCGCTCGGGGTGGCTGACGCTGGCCGCCAACTGGGTGATCGACAACGACGAGGTGTTGGAGGCAATCACGCACTCGGCGCTGACCTGGGCCGCAGCTTGTTGCAGCAGGCGCAGTTTCAGCTCTAGGTTCTCGGTCGCGGCCTCGATCACCATCTGCACGCCGTGCAGGCTGGCGTAGTCGGTGCTGGTGCGGATCTGCCCCAGGGCCGCGAGTTTCTGTTCCTGGCTCAGGCTGCCCTTGGCTACCTGGCGATCGAGGTTCTTGCCGACGGTGGCCAGGGCCTTTTGCAAGGCGCTCTCGGCGATGTCGATCAGGGTCACCTGCAAGCCTGCCACCGCGCAGACCTGCGCGATGCCGTTGCCCATGGTGCCGGCGCCGATCACGCCGATGTGCTGCAGATTCATGTCGATGTCCTTGCTCATACGCGTTCGAACAGCACGGCGATGCCTTGGCCGCCGCCGATGCACATGGTTGCCAGGGCGTAACGGCCCTGCACGCGGTGCAGTTCGTGAATGGCCTTGGTGGCGATGATCGCGCCGGTAGCGCCTACCGGGTGACCGAGGGAAATCCCCGAACCGTTAGGGTTGACCTTCGCAGGATCGAAGCCCAGTTCCTGCGCCACGGCACAGGCCTGGGCGGCGAATGCTTCGTTGGACTCGATCACGTCCAGGTCAGCCACGGTCAGGCCGGCGCGCTCGAGCACCAGGCGGGTCGCGGGAATCGGACCCAGGCCCATCATCGACGGCTCGACACCGGCGTGGGCGTAACCCACCAGCCGCGCCATCGGCTTGAGACCTTGTTCCTGCACGACTTTGCCGGTGGCCATGATCAGTGCGCCGGCACCGTCGTTGAGGCCCGAGGCGTTGCCGGCGGTGACGCTGCCGTCTTTCTTGAATGCCGGCTTCATGCGCTCCAGCTGTTCGCTGCTGACGTCGCCGCGCACGTGTTCATCGGTGGCAAAGGTCACGGTGCCTTTGCGGGTAGCGATCTCGATCGGCACGATCTGCCCCTCGAAACGCCCTTCGGCGATGGCGTGGGCAGCGCGCTGCTGGCTGAGCAGGGCCAGTTGGTCCTGGGCCTGGCGGCTGATGCCGAAATGCTCGGCGATGTTCTCCGCGGTGATGCCCATGTGGATCCCGGCGAATGGGTCATGCAAGGCGCCGAGCATGTAGTCGATGCCCTGGATATCGCCCATGCGCGCGCCCCAACGTGCCTGCGGCAGCAGGTAGGCGCCACGGCTCATGGATTCCACGCCACCGGCCATTGCCGCGCCGGCGTCACCGAGCATCAGGCTCTGGGCGGCACTGACGATTGCTTGCAGGCCGGAACCGCACAGGCGGTTGACGTTGAAGGCCGGGGTTTCCTTGGACAGGCCGGCGTTCATCGAAATCACCCGGGAGATGTAAGCGTCGCGGGCTTCGGTCGGGATCACGTGGCCCATCACGGTGTGGCCGATGTGCTCGGGAGCCAGGCCCGAGCGCTCGATGGCGGCGCGGCACACGGCGGTGCCCAGGTCGATCGGCGAAACGTCCTTGAGGGAACCACCAAAACCACCGATGGCGGAACGGACGGCGCTGAGGACAAAAATATCGGAAGGCTTCATGAATGTTCCCTGGGTATCGTGGGCAGCGCGCGGCTCACGTAATATGGGCGGCGCTGGAGGAGGCTGGTTTATGGCGCTGAGTCTAGAGTCAGCCGCGCCGCGGCGCCTATGCCAAAACTGCGCAAGGGTGGTGGCGTTTTTTGCCATGTTCAGATGATCGGGAGCCAGGGAAATACATGCGGGAGACGGATTCGGTAGCGGTGTACTTCGTGTACCCGATGATCCAGGCCTTGCGCGCGGACCCACAGCGCCTGCACGCGGTGCTGCGCCAAGTGGGGATCGATCCGCAACTGCTGGAGCAGCCGGCGGCGCGGGTCCCGGCCTCGGCGTTTGCCGCGTTGTGGCTGGCGCAGATTGGTGAGTTGCAGGACGAGTTCTTCGGCCTCGATTCCCACGGCATGCCACCCGGCAGCTTCGCCCTGATCTGCCGGGCGCTGATCCAGGAGCCGACCCTGGAAAAAGCCATGCGCCAGTGCCTGGCCAACTTTGCCCTGTTCCTGCGGGACTTTCGCGGCACCCTGACGGTGCGCGGCAAACGCGCGCTGATCAGCCTGCAGACCCAGGCGCAAAGCGTTGAGCTGGCGCGTTTTGGTGAAGAGACCTTCCTGGTGCTGATGATCAGCCTGCTGTGCTGGCTGGGCGGACGACGGATCGCCATCGACCGCGCCGACTTCCAGCACCCGCGTCTGTCCCTGGACGACGATGCCTTGCTCTGGGGCGCTAACCTGACCTTTGGCGCGGCACGCACGCAAATCGAGTTCGACAGCCGTTTCCTGCAACTGCCGGTGACCCAGGACCTGGCGTCGCTCAAGGCGTTTTTGCGCAGTGCCCCGCAATGGCTGGTGATTCGCTTCCGCAACCAGCACGGCCTGGCGGCGCAGGTCCATCAGCGGCTGCGCAACAGCGATTACAGCCAATGGCCGACTCTGGAAGCCTTTGCCCGCGAGCAACACCTGAGCCCCAGCACCGTGCGGCGCAAGCTCGAGCGCGAAGGCTGTGCGTTCCAGGAGATCAAGGACGAGGTGCGCCGCGCGGTGGCGATTGAACAATTGCGCCGCACCCAGGCCAGCATCACCACGATTGCCGAGCAGATCGGCTTCCAGGAGCCCAGCGCGTTTCACCGCGCCTTCAAGAAGTGGACGGGGGAAAGCCCGGGGCGTTATCGGGCACGGTTCCAGGGTGCGCAGGCGTTGCCGGCGGTGGACGAGCATGACCGGTGATCGTCTCGGCTGAGTAATCCAGCATGCCCTGGGCGTTGTTCAACTACTGTTGAAAGTCGCCATGATTGGGGAGTGCCTGTGATGAATAACGTGATTGCCGATCTGATTCTGCAC from Pseudomonas sp. S04 encodes the following:
- a CDS encoding branched-chain amino acid ABC transporter permease yields the protein MTLIFGIPLSVMSGQLLLGLINGAFYALLSLGLAIIFGLLRIINFAHGAQYMLGAFAAVMGLNYLGVNYWMALVLAPLLVGVVGVLIERFLLRRIAGEDHLYGLLLTFGLALILEGSFVKLFGVSGSSYPMPEQLKGGYNLGFMFLPTYRAWVIVAALTVCLVTWFMIERTRLGSYLRAGTENPKLMQAFGINVPLLITLTYGYGAALAAFAGVLAAPIYSVTPTMGANLLIVVFAVVVIGGMGSIMGAIVTGLAMGLIEGLTKVFYPEAANTVVFLVMVLVLLVRPAGLFGKEA
- a CDS encoding branched-chain amino acid ABC transporter permease; amino-acid sequence: MTSLQIKTGATRLQPQVVLERQQAATRRKRWFYLALFAVALVAPMAIYPVFLMKLLCFALFACAFNLLLGYAGLLSFGHAAFLATGGYVTGFLLSHYSGLGTELGILAGTLTSAVLGLLFGLLAIRRQGIYFAMITLALAQLVFFIYVQAPFTGGENGLHGVPRGQLFGLFDLNNNLTLYYFVLAVFVFGYAVIQRTIHSPYGQVLKAIRENEPRAISLGYNVDAHKLLAFVISAALTGLAGSTKTVVFQLASLTDAHWHMSGEVILMTLLGGVGTVLGPLVGATVVVTLQSYLSNGPLGEWVHVILGLIFVICVLLFRVGIVGWVLKLSRRNF
- a CDS encoding OprD family porin — encoded protein: MYVKRSVRIVQLSGIAGVIGVCAPASAAFVDDSKASVETRNFYMNRDFRQSGAPQSKGEEWAQGFILRMESGYTEGPVGVGIDALGQLGIKLDSSPDRAGVTGLLPQGPVSKRAPDDYSELGLTGKVKVSKTTLKLGTLMPKLPVLVPNESRLLPQTFQGGQLSSLDVENLSFNGGRLTQVSQRNSSNREDMTLMKGPRRNIITGANPFTDQFDFIGADYKWNSALTTGYHYAHLDDLYKQHYLTLTHTLPVTEGQSLKSDLRWSSATDDGNSNVDNRMLGAMFTYSLGAHAFGLSYQDMSGDTGFANVNGTDPYLVNLLQINDFANQDEQSWQARYDFNFAGLGIPGLTFMTRYVKGDEINLGAAPGQGKEWERNTDIGYVIQSGALKNVGLKWRNATYRSSFASDIDENRLIVSYTLALW
- a CDS encoding integrase core domain-containing protein, which codes for MPWRELKPMDRKVMFIAAYLADKHTFSKLCSDYEISRKTGYKWVERYKAEGPSGLEERSRCRHNQSYVVPVAVRQAIIELRSIGETTPGPKKIQNDLLKRFPDQDPPSKTTIYNILKAADLITPQRVRRRVAVYPKPLSKAEKPNQLFSADYKGQFLTGAGVWCYPLTIMDHASRFLLACQSMSSTNLKETQQTFERVFREYGLPERIRTDNGVPFASTGRAGLSQLSIWWLRLGIIPERIEPGRPDQNGRHERMHRTLKSTLPQPPAIPWEAQQRQFDRFMQHYNYERGHEALDQKTPASCYSPSTRTYPEKLPEMGYASHVECYLADSNGIINRAGLRIYIANVLKHQTIGMEMISDDVWEVIFGPVILGRVYAREAKNGYVSIKVLPM
- a CDS encoding TetR/AcrR family transcriptional regulator, with protein sequence MSTTERCSRFAQSRDKALELFASKGFGQVGMRELAAYLGLTPGSLYHHYPSKQHLLLDLIEEFYEELLATLTRIERRSRTSQDRLLPLIQAHLKLHQDMPWHFRLVERDSSCLNDDQQVRVRQLQQRYEQQLMRMLCPAIRLGDQALLAAGHTIASLLNSAPGWLGQHPLPPRERDRLLHSLLVGAIERILADNTPLQANVA
- a CDS encoding 3-hydroxybutyryl-CoA dehydrogenase codes for the protein MNLQHIGVIGAGTMGNGIAQVCAVAGLQVTLIDIAESALQKALATVGKNLDRQVAKGSLSQEQKLAALGQIRTSTDYASLHGVQMVIEAATENLELKLRLLQQAAAQVSAECVIASNTSSLSITQLAASVSHPERFIGLHFFNPVPVMALIEVIRGLQTSDATHALALDMAQRLGKTAITAGNRPGFVVNRILVPMINEAVLVLQEGLASAEDIDAGMRLGCNQPIGPLALADLIGLDTLLAIMQAFYDGFNDSKYRPAPLLKEMVAAGYLGRKTGRGFHVYD
- a CDS encoding acetyl-CoA C-acyltransferase family protein, translating into MKPSDIFVLSAVRSAIGGFGGSLKDVSPIDLGTAVCRAAIERSGLAPEHIGHTVMGHVIPTEARDAYISRVISMNAGLSKETPAFNVNRLCGSGLQAIVSAAQSLMLGDAGAAMAGGVESMSRGAYLLPQARWGARMGDIQGIDYMLGALHDPFAGIHMGITAENIAEHFGISRQAQDQLALLSQQRAAHAIAEGRFEGQIVPIEIATRKGTVTFATDEHVRGDVSSEQLERMKPAFKKDGSVTAGNASGLNDGAGALIMATGKVVQEQGLKPMARLVGYAHAGVEPSMMGLGPIPATRLVLERAGLTVADLDVIESNEAFAAQACAVAQELGFDPAKVNPNGSGISLGHPVGATGAIIATKAIHELHRVQGRYALATMCIGGGQGIAVLFERV
- a CDS encoding AraC family transcriptional regulator — translated: MRETDSVAVYFVYPMIQALRADPQRLHAVLRQVGIDPQLLEQPAARVPASAFAALWLAQIGELQDEFFGLDSHGMPPGSFALICRALIQEPTLEKAMRQCLANFALFLRDFRGTLTVRGKRALISLQTQAQSVELARFGEETFLVLMISLLCWLGGRRIAIDRADFQHPRLSLDDDALLWGANLTFGAARTQIEFDSRFLQLPVTQDLASLKAFLRSAPQWLVIRFRNQHGLAAQVHQRLRNSDYSQWPTLEAFAREQHLSPSTVRRKLEREGCAFQEIKDEVRRAVAIEQLRRTQASITTIAEQIGFQEPSAFHRAFKKWTGESPGRYRARFQGAQALPAVDEHDR